From one Trifolium pratense cultivar HEN17-A07 linkage group LG1, ARS_RC_1.1, whole genome shotgun sequence genomic stretch:
- the LOC123912749 gene encoding ATP-dependent DNA helicase homolog RECG, chloroplastic isoform X2, whose translation MCISCKQLRSVVAFQRKSGYSKLFNRKMRCCNFLPFRFSKMCYRTTHKCTDKKFVEIDQHGVNSGLKSRKKVFALMDHNIPGLIGNRSGEMESKMNLKDGVDDFDISLICKMFPSITFGSAPKVDLYDGTTTCSETNSISATKDFEQHLYDFSEVREVQNTVSEALPSLHVNHTSVTSLALRKDDSFPCPVSPQSVSSIYEEKLDQVTREDSPKKAGLPSQSNLTLNELFLDKSVKCLPGLTKKQYEQLDNCGLHTLRKLLHHFPRSYANLQNAHAKIDDGQYLIFVGQVLSSRGVKASCSFSFLEVIVSCQILDEESAIERVTGKVGQKKTIYLHLKRFFRGTRFTFKPFLNSIANKYQVGGIACVSGKVRTMYAKDHYEMREYNIDVLEDGKDSSLCAKERPYCIYPSKGGIKPAFLRDIIARALHVLPVNVDPIPKDITEEFGLLTLHDAYFGIHKPKDISDADLARKRLIFDEFFYLQLGRLFQMLEGLGTQIEKDGLLDKCKRPENNTVCTEEWSCLTKKVLDLLPYTLTPGQQQAISEIIWDLKRPVPMNRLLQGDVGCGKTIVAFLACMEVIGSGYQAAFMVPTELLAIQHYEHLLTLLETLDEVKFKPTVALLTGSTPLKQSRIIRNGIQTGEISMVIGTHSLIAASVEFSALRIAVVDEQHRFGVIQRGRFNSKLFYKSSIPSMEDAITDGSSKSDDYMAPHVLAMSATPIPRSLALALYGDMSLTQITDLPPGRIPVQTYTIEGSDEGFEDVYKMMMDELEDGGKVYLVYPIIELSEQLPQLRAASADLEVISNRFPGYNCGLLHGRMKSDEKEETLGKFRTGELNILLATQVIEIGVDVPDASMMVVMNSERFGMAQLHQLRGRVGRGTRLSKCILIASTVTALNRLKILEQSSDGFHLANMDLLLRGPGDLLGKKQSGHLPEFPITRLEVDGNILQDAHVAALKILSASHDLEQFPALKLELGMRQPLCLLGD comes from the exons atg TGTATAAGTTGCAAGCAATTGAGAAGTGTTGTAGCATTTCAAAGGAAGAGTGGATATTCAAAACTTTTCAACAGAAAAATGAG GTGTTGTAATTTTCTCCCTTTTAGATTTTCGAAAATGTGTTACCGGACAACACATAAATGTACAGATAAGAAGTTTGTGGAAATAGACCAACATGGTGTAAATAGTGGGTTAAAGTCACGTAAGAAG GTATTTGCTCTTATGGATCATAACATCCCTGGCCTAATTGGAAATAGAAGCGGTGAAATGGAATCTAAAATGAATCTGAAAGATGGAGTAGATGATTTTGACATCTCCTTGATATGTAAGATGTTTCCATCAATTACTTTTGGTAGTGCCCCTAAAGTGGATTTGTATGATGGGACCACAACATGTTCTGAAACAAATAGCATTTCGGCAACCAAAGATTTTGAACAGcatttatatgatttttcagAGGTAAGGGAGGTGCAAAATACTGTCTCTGAAGCATTGCCTTCTTTGCATGTTAATCACACTAGTGTAACATCTTTGGCTTTAAGAAAAGATGATTCTTTTCCTTGTCCTGTAAGCCCTCAATCAGTATCTTCAatatatgaagaaaaattgGATCAAGTTACTAGGGAGGATTCTCCAAAGAAAGCTGGGCTGCCGTCACAATCAAACCTTACACTTAATGAGTTATTTCTCGACAAATCTGTTAAATGCTTACCTGGATTAACCAAGAAGCAATACGAGCAACTAGATAACTGTGGGCTTCACACG TTACGGAAATTGCTGCACCATTTTCCACGATCATATGCCAATCTACAGAATGCACATGCTAAAATTGATGATGGGCAGTATTTGATCTTTGTTGGACAAGTCTTATCTTCAAG GGGTGTTAAAGCTAGTTGTTCATTTTCATTTCTTGAGGTGATTGTTAGTTGTCAGATTTTAGATGAGGAATCAGCTATTGAGCGTGTCACCGGAAAAGTTGGGCAAAAGAAGACAATTTATTTGCATTTGAAGAGATTTTTCCGTGGCACACGTTTTACTTTTAAACCTTTCCTTAATAGTATTGCAAACAAGTATCAAGTGGGAGGTATAGCATGTGTGAGTGGCAAG GTTAGGACTATGTATGCTAAAGACCACTACGAGATGAGAGAATATAATATTGATGTGCTTGAAGATGGAAAAGATTCATCCCTTTGTGCTAAAGAGAGACCATATTGTATCTACCCTTCAAAAGGGGGTATAAAGCCAGCATTTCTTCGGGACATTATTGCAAG AGCTTTACATGTCTTGCCTGTCAATGTTGATCCAATTCCTAAAGATATCACAGAGGAGTTTGGACTCTTAACTCTTCATGAT GCATATTTTGGAATTCACAAACCAAAGGATATTAGTGACGCTGATCTGGCCCGCAAGCGACTTAtatttgatgaatttttttacCTGCAG TTAGGACGATTATTCCAAATGCTCGAAGGTCTTGGTACACAAATAGAAAAAGATGGATTGCTAGATAAGTGTAAAAGACCAGAAAATAACACCGTGTGTACAGAGGAATGGTCCTGTCTCACCAAGAAGGTTTTGGATCTCCTTCCCTATACTCTTACTCCTGGTCAACAGCAAGCTATTTCAGAAATTATTTGGGATTTAAAAAGGCCAGTTCCAATGAATCGGCTACTGCag GGTGATGTTGGATGTGGGAAAACTATTGTTGCTTTTCTTGCATGCATGGAGGTTATTGGCTCTGGCTATCAG GCTGCTTTCATGGTTCCAACTGAGTTGCTTGCAATCCAGCATTATGAACACTTGCTGACCTTGCTTGAAACCTTGGACGAGGTCAAGTTCAAGCCGACTGTTGCTTTACTCACTGGTTCAACCCCACTAAAACAATCGCGGATTATTCGCAAT GGTATCCAGACCGGAGAAATTTCAATGGTCATTGGAACCCACAGTTTGATAGCAGCAAGTGTGGAGTTCTCAGCCTTACGTATTGCTGTGGTGGATGAGCAGCATCGCTTTGGTGTGATTCAAAGAGGAAGATTTAACAGTAAG TTGTTTTATAAATCTTCAATTCCGAGTATGGAAGATGCTATTACAGACGGGTCCTCAAAGAGTGATGACTATATGGCTCCTCATGTTCTTGCCATGTCTGCTACTCCCATCCCAAGGTCACTTGCGCTTGCTTTATATGGTGATATGTCACTGACACAG ATAACCGACTTACCACCAGGAAGAATTCCTGTTCAAACATATACCATTGAAGGAAGTGACGAAGGATTCGAGGATGTCTACAAG ATGATGATGGATGAGTTGGAAGATGGGGGAAAAGTTTATCTTGTCTACCCAATTATTGAACTTTCGGAGCAGTTACCTCAGCTCCGTGCTGCTTCTGCAGATCTCGAAGTTATCTCAAACCGGTTTCCAGGATACAATTGTGGCTTATTACATGGGAGAATGAAAAGtgatgaaaaagaagaaacatTAGGGAAGTTCAGAACTGGAGAATTGAATATACTACTTGCCACTCAAGTAATTGAAATTGGTGTTGATGTTCCAGATGCATCAATGATGGTTGTAATGAATTCTGAGAGGTTTGGAATGGCCCAATTACACCAACTCAGGGGCCGAGTTGGACGAGGAACAAGGCTATCAAAATGTATATTGATAGCATCAACTGTCACTGCCCTTAATCGTCTGAAAATATTGGAGCAATCATCAGATGGCTTTCATCTCGCTAATATGGACCTATTATTACGTGGACCTGGTGACTTGCTTGGCAAGAAACAATCTGGACATCTTCCCGAGTTTCCCATTACCAGATTGGAAGTGGATGGGAATATTTTACAAGACGCACACGTTGCTGCACTG AAAATATTAAGTGCTTCCCATGATCTGGAGCAATTTCCTGCACTTAAACTGGAGCTTGGCATGAGACAGCCGCTTTGCCTACTAGGTGATTGA
- the LOC123903032 gene encoding pentatricopeptide repeat-containing protein At1g62350 produces MLRLALRRVSSSSSSSSSSSSTATVVNSSSRFITGSASKPSLSIWRRKKELGKEGLIITKELKRLQSDPVRLDRFVRSNVSRLLKSDLVSVLFEFQRQDNVFLSIKLYDIVRKEIWYRPDMFFYRDMLMMLARNRRVDETKRVWDDLKREGVLFDQHTFGDIIRAYLDSGMPSEAMDIYEEMRQSPEPPLSLPFRVILKGLIPYPELREKIKDDFLETFPDMIIYDPPEDLFDDHEKHKDGADSEIY; encoded by the exons ATGCTGCGACTTGCACTGCGAAgagtttcatcatcatcatcatcatcatcttcttcttcttctacagCCACCGTCGTTAATTCTTCTTCTCGGTTCATTACCGGTTCGGCTTCTAAACCAAGCCTATCAATATGGAGGCGAAAGAAAGAATTGGGTAAAGAAGGTCTCATCATTACCAAAGAACTCAAGAGACTCCAATCCGACCCGGTTCGTCTCGACCGGTTTGTCCGGTCCAATGTTTCTCGCTTGCTCAAGTCTGATCTTGTCTCTGTCCTTTTTGAATTCCAAAGACAGGACAATGTCTTTCTCTCCATCAAG tTGTATGATATAGTGCGCAAGGAAATATGGTACCGGCCGGACATGTTCTTTTATAGGGACATGCTTATGATGCTTGCAAGAAACAGAAGGGTGGATGAAACAAAAAGGGTTTGGGATGATTTGAAAAGAGAGGGAGTTTTATTTGATCAGCATACATTTGGAGACATTATTCGAGCCTATCTGGATAGTGGAATGCCCTCAGAAGCCATGGACATATATGAAGAAATGAGACAATCTCCTGAACCACCTCTCTCATTGCCTTTCCGCGTAATATTAAAAGGACTCATTCCATATCCCGAattaagagagaaaataaaagatgacTTTTTAGAGACTTTCCCGGATATGATCATCTATGACCCTCCTGAGGACTTGTTTGACGATCACGAGAAGCACAAGGATGGAGCTGATAGTGAAATTTATTGA
- the LOC123912749 gene encoding ATP-dependent DNA helicase homolog RECG, chloroplastic isoform X3, producing the protein MRCCNFLPFRFSKMCYRTTHKCTDKKFVEIDQHGVNSGLKSRKKVFALMDHNIPGLIGNRSGEMESKMNLKDGVDDFDISLICKMFPSITFGSAPKVDLYDGTTTCSETNSISATKDFEQHLYDFSEVREVQNTVSEALPSLHVNHTSVTSLALRKDDSFPCPVSPQSVSSIYEEKLDQVTREDSPKKAGLPSQSNLTLNELFLDKSVKCLPGLTKKQYEQLDNCGLHTLRKLLHHFPRSYANLQNAHAKIDDGQYLIFVGQVLSSRGVKASCSFSFLEVIVSCQILDEESAIERVTGKVGQKKTIYLHLKRFFRGTRFTFKPFLNSIANKYQVGGIACVSGKVRTMYAKDHYEMREYNIDVLEDGKDSSLCAKERPYCIYPSKGGIKPAFLRDIIARALHVLPVNVDPIPKDITEEFGLLTLHDAYFGIHKPKDISDADLARKRLIFDEFFYLQLGRLFQMLEGLGTQIEKDGLLDKCKRPENNTVCTEEWSCLTKKVLDLLPYTLTPGQQQAISEIIWDLKRPVPMNRLLQGDVGCGKTIVAFLACMEVIGSGYQAAFMVPTELLAIQHYEHLLTLLETLDEVKFKPTVALLTGSTPLKQSRIIRNGIQTGEISMVIGTHSLIAASVEFSALRIAVVDEQHRFGVIQRGRFNSKLFYKSSIPSMEDAITDGSSKSDDYMAPHVLAMSATPIPRSLALALYGDMSLTQITDLPPGRIPVQTYTIEGSDEGFEDVYKMMMDELEDGGKVYLVYPIIELSEQLPQLRAASADLEVISNRFPGYNCGLLHGRMKSDEKEETLGKFRTGELNILLATQVIEIGVDVPDASMMVVMNSERFGMAQLHQLRGRVGRGTRLSKCILIASTVTALNRLKILEQSSDGFHLANMDLLLRGPGDLLGKKQSGHLPEFPITRLEVDGNILQDAHVAALKILSASHDLEQFPALKLELGMRQPLCLLGD; encoded by the exons ATGAG GTGTTGTAATTTTCTCCCTTTTAGATTTTCGAAAATGTGTTACCGGACAACACATAAATGTACAGATAAGAAGTTTGTGGAAATAGACCAACATGGTGTAAATAGTGGGTTAAAGTCACGTAAGAAG GTATTTGCTCTTATGGATCATAACATCCCTGGCCTAATTGGAAATAGAAGCGGTGAAATGGAATCTAAAATGAATCTGAAAGATGGAGTAGATGATTTTGACATCTCCTTGATATGTAAGATGTTTCCATCAATTACTTTTGGTAGTGCCCCTAAAGTGGATTTGTATGATGGGACCACAACATGTTCTGAAACAAATAGCATTTCGGCAACCAAAGATTTTGAACAGcatttatatgatttttcagAGGTAAGGGAGGTGCAAAATACTGTCTCTGAAGCATTGCCTTCTTTGCATGTTAATCACACTAGTGTAACATCTTTGGCTTTAAGAAAAGATGATTCTTTTCCTTGTCCTGTAAGCCCTCAATCAGTATCTTCAatatatgaagaaaaattgGATCAAGTTACTAGGGAGGATTCTCCAAAGAAAGCTGGGCTGCCGTCACAATCAAACCTTACACTTAATGAGTTATTTCTCGACAAATCTGTTAAATGCTTACCTGGATTAACCAAGAAGCAATACGAGCAACTAGATAACTGTGGGCTTCACACG TTACGGAAATTGCTGCACCATTTTCCACGATCATATGCCAATCTACAGAATGCACATGCTAAAATTGATGATGGGCAGTATTTGATCTTTGTTGGACAAGTCTTATCTTCAAG GGGTGTTAAAGCTAGTTGTTCATTTTCATTTCTTGAGGTGATTGTTAGTTGTCAGATTTTAGATGAGGAATCAGCTATTGAGCGTGTCACCGGAAAAGTTGGGCAAAAGAAGACAATTTATTTGCATTTGAAGAGATTTTTCCGTGGCACACGTTTTACTTTTAAACCTTTCCTTAATAGTATTGCAAACAAGTATCAAGTGGGAGGTATAGCATGTGTGAGTGGCAAG GTTAGGACTATGTATGCTAAAGACCACTACGAGATGAGAGAATATAATATTGATGTGCTTGAAGATGGAAAAGATTCATCCCTTTGTGCTAAAGAGAGACCATATTGTATCTACCCTTCAAAAGGGGGTATAAAGCCAGCATTTCTTCGGGACATTATTGCAAG AGCTTTACATGTCTTGCCTGTCAATGTTGATCCAATTCCTAAAGATATCACAGAGGAGTTTGGACTCTTAACTCTTCATGAT GCATATTTTGGAATTCACAAACCAAAGGATATTAGTGACGCTGATCTGGCCCGCAAGCGACTTAtatttgatgaatttttttacCTGCAG TTAGGACGATTATTCCAAATGCTCGAAGGTCTTGGTACACAAATAGAAAAAGATGGATTGCTAGATAAGTGTAAAAGACCAGAAAATAACACCGTGTGTACAGAGGAATGGTCCTGTCTCACCAAGAAGGTTTTGGATCTCCTTCCCTATACTCTTACTCCTGGTCAACAGCAAGCTATTTCAGAAATTATTTGGGATTTAAAAAGGCCAGTTCCAATGAATCGGCTACTGCag GGTGATGTTGGATGTGGGAAAACTATTGTTGCTTTTCTTGCATGCATGGAGGTTATTGGCTCTGGCTATCAG GCTGCTTTCATGGTTCCAACTGAGTTGCTTGCAATCCAGCATTATGAACACTTGCTGACCTTGCTTGAAACCTTGGACGAGGTCAAGTTCAAGCCGACTGTTGCTTTACTCACTGGTTCAACCCCACTAAAACAATCGCGGATTATTCGCAAT GGTATCCAGACCGGAGAAATTTCAATGGTCATTGGAACCCACAGTTTGATAGCAGCAAGTGTGGAGTTCTCAGCCTTACGTATTGCTGTGGTGGATGAGCAGCATCGCTTTGGTGTGATTCAAAGAGGAAGATTTAACAGTAAG TTGTTTTATAAATCTTCAATTCCGAGTATGGAAGATGCTATTACAGACGGGTCCTCAAAGAGTGATGACTATATGGCTCCTCATGTTCTTGCCATGTCTGCTACTCCCATCCCAAGGTCACTTGCGCTTGCTTTATATGGTGATATGTCACTGACACAG ATAACCGACTTACCACCAGGAAGAATTCCTGTTCAAACATATACCATTGAAGGAAGTGACGAAGGATTCGAGGATGTCTACAAG ATGATGATGGATGAGTTGGAAGATGGGGGAAAAGTTTATCTTGTCTACCCAATTATTGAACTTTCGGAGCAGTTACCTCAGCTCCGTGCTGCTTCTGCAGATCTCGAAGTTATCTCAAACCGGTTTCCAGGATACAATTGTGGCTTATTACATGGGAGAATGAAAAGtgatgaaaaagaagaaacatTAGGGAAGTTCAGAACTGGAGAATTGAATATACTACTTGCCACTCAAGTAATTGAAATTGGTGTTGATGTTCCAGATGCATCAATGATGGTTGTAATGAATTCTGAGAGGTTTGGAATGGCCCAATTACACCAACTCAGGGGCCGAGTTGGACGAGGAACAAGGCTATCAAAATGTATATTGATAGCATCAACTGTCACTGCCCTTAATCGTCTGAAAATATTGGAGCAATCATCAGATGGCTTTCATCTCGCTAATATGGACCTATTATTACGTGGACCTGGTGACTTGCTTGGCAAGAAACAATCTGGACATCTTCCCGAGTTTCCCATTACCAGATTGGAAGTGGATGGGAATATTTTACAAGACGCACACGTTGCTGCACTG AAAATATTAAGTGCTTCCCATGATCTGGAGCAATTTCCTGCACTTAAACTGGAGCTTGGCATGAGACAGCCGCTTTGCCTACTAGGTGATTGA
- the LOC123912749 gene encoding ATP-dependent DNA helicase homolog RECG, chloroplastic isoform X1 encodes MSFQCISCKQLRSVVAFQRKSGYSKLFNRKMRCCNFLPFRFSKMCYRTTHKCTDKKFVEIDQHGVNSGLKSRKKVFALMDHNIPGLIGNRSGEMESKMNLKDGVDDFDISLICKMFPSITFGSAPKVDLYDGTTTCSETNSISATKDFEQHLYDFSEVREVQNTVSEALPSLHVNHTSVTSLALRKDDSFPCPVSPQSVSSIYEEKLDQVTREDSPKKAGLPSQSNLTLNELFLDKSVKCLPGLTKKQYEQLDNCGLHTLRKLLHHFPRSYANLQNAHAKIDDGQYLIFVGQVLSSRGVKASCSFSFLEVIVSCQILDEESAIERVTGKVGQKKTIYLHLKRFFRGTRFTFKPFLNSIANKYQVGGIACVSGKVRTMYAKDHYEMREYNIDVLEDGKDSSLCAKERPYCIYPSKGGIKPAFLRDIIARALHVLPVNVDPIPKDITEEFGLLTLHDAYFGIHKPKDISDADLARKRLIFDEFFYLQLGRLFQMLEGLGTQIEKDGLLDKCKRPENNTVCTEEWSCLTKKVLDLLPYTLTPGQQQAISEIIWDLKRPVPMNRLLQGDVGCGKTIVAFLACMEVIGSGYQAAFMVPTELLAIQHYEHLLTLLETLDEVKFKPTVALLTGSTPLKQSRIIRNGIQTGEISMVIGTHSLIAASVEFSALRIAVVDEQHRFGVIQRGRFNSKLFYKSSIPSMEDAITDGSSKSDDYMAPHVLAMSATPIPRSLALALYGDMSLTQITDLPPGRIPVQTYTIEGSDEGFEDVYKMMMDELEDGGKVYLVYPIIELSEQLPQLRAASADLEVISNRFPGYNCGLLHGRMKSDEKEETLGKFRTGELNILLATQVIEIGVDVPDASMMVVMNSERFGMAQLHQLRGRVGRGTRLSKCILIASTVTALNRLKILEQSSDGFHLANMDLLLRGPGDLLGKKQSGHLPEFPITRLEVDGNILQDAHVAALKILSASHDLEQFPALKLELGMRQPLCLLGD; translated from the exons atg TCTTTTCAGTGTATAAGTTGCAAGCAATTGAGAAGTGTTGTAGCATTTCAAAGGAAGAGTGGATATTCAAAACTTTTCAACAGAAAAATGAG GTGTTGTAATTTTCTCCCTTTTAGATTTTCGAAAATGTGTTACCGGACAACACATAAATGTACAGATAAGAAGTTTGTGGAAATAGACCAACATGGTGTAAATAGTGGGTTAAAGTCACGTAAGAAG GTATTTGCTCTTATGGATCATAACATCCCTGGCCTAATTGGAAATAGAAGCGGTGAAATGGAATCTAAAATGAATCTGAAAGATGGAGTAGATGATTTTGACATCTCCTTGATATGTAAGATGTTTCCATCAATTACTTTTGGTAGTGCCCCTAAAGTGGATTTGTATGATGGGACCACAACATGTTCTGAAACAAATAGCATTTCGGCAACCAAAGATTTTGAACAGcatttatatgatttttcagAGGTAAGGGAGGTGCAAAATACTGTCTCTGAAGCATTGCCTTCTTTGCATGTTAATCACACTAGTGTAACATCTTTGGCTTTAAGAAAAGATGATTCTTTTCCTTGTCCTGTAAGCCCTCAATCAGTATCTTCAatatatgaagaaaaattgGATCAAGTTACTAGGGAGGATTCTCCAAAGAAAGCTGGGCTGCCGTCACAATCAAACCTTACACTTAATGAGTTATTTCTCGACAAATCTGTTAAATGCTTACCTGGATTAACCAAGAAGCAATACGAGCAACTAGATAACTGTGGGCTTCACACG TTACGGAAATTGCTGCACCATTTTCCACGATCATATGCCAATCTACAGAATGCACATGCTAAAATTGATGATGGGCAGTATTTGATCTTTGTTGGACAAGTCTTATCTTCAAG GGGTGTTAAAGCTAGTTGTTCATTTTCATTTCTTGAGGTGATTGTTAGTTGTCAGATTTTAGATGAGGAATCAGCTATTGAGCGTGTCACCGGAAAAGTTGGGCAAAAGAAGACAATTTATTTGCATTTGAAGAGATTTTTCCGTGGCACACGTTTTACTTTTAAACCTTTCCTTAATAGTATTGCAAACAAGTATCAAGTGGGAGGTATAGCATGTGTGAGTGGCAAG GTTAGGACTATGTATGCTAAAGACCACTACGAGATGAGAGAATATAATATTGATGTGCTTGAAGATGGAAAAGATTCATCCCTTTGTGCTAAAGAGAGACCATATTGTATCTACCCTTCAAAAGGGGGTATAAAGCCAGCATTTCTTCGGGACATTATTGCAAG AGCTTTACATGTCTTGCCTGTCAATGTTGATCCAATTCCTAAAGATATCACAGAGGAGTTTGGACTCTTAACTCTTCATGAT GCATATTTTGGAATTCACAAACCAAAGGATATTAGTGACGCTGATCTGGCCCGCAAGCGACTTAtatttgatgaatttttttacCTGCAG TTAGGACGATTATTCCAAATGCTCGAAGGTCTTGGTACACAAATAGAAAAAGATGGATTGCTAGATAAGTGTAAAAGACCAGAAAATAACACCGTGTGTACAGAGGAATGGTCCTGTCTCACCAAGAAGGTTTTGGATCTCCTTCCCTATACTCTTACTCCTGGTCAACAGCAAGCTATTTCAGAAATTATTTGGGATTTAAAAAGGCCAGTTCCAATGAATCGGCTACTGCag GGTGATGTTGGATGTGGGAAAACTATTGTTGCTTTTCTTGCATGCATGGAGGTTATTGGCTCTGGCTATCAG GCTGCTTTCATGGTTCCAACTGAGTTGCTTGCAATCCAGCATTATGAACACTTGCTGACCTTGCTTGAAACCTTGGACGAGGTCAAGTTCAAGCCGACTGTTGCTTTACTCACTGGTTCAACCCCACTAAAACAATCGCGGATTATTCGCAAT GGTATCCAGACCGGAGAAATTTCAATGGTCATTGGAACCCACAGTTTGATAGCAGCAAGTGTGGAGTTCTCAGCCTTACGTATTGCTGTGGTGGATGAGCAGCATCGCTTTGGTGTGATTCAAAGAGGAAGATTTAACAGTAAG TTGTTTTATAAATCTTCAATTCCGAGTATGGAAGATGCTATTACAGACGGGTCCTCAAAGAGTGATGACTATATGGCTCCTCATGTTCTTGCCATGTCTGCTACTCCCATCCCAAGGTCACTTGCGCTTGCTTTATATGGTGATATGTCACTGACACAG ATAACCGACTTACCACCAGGAAGAATTCCTGTTCAAACATATACCATTGAAGGAAGTGACGAAGGATTCGAGGATGTCTACAAG ATGATGATGGATGAGTTGGAAGATGGGGGAAAAGTTTATCTTGTCTACCCAATTATTGAACTTTCGGAGCAGTTACCTCAGCTCCGTGCTGCTTCTGCAGATCTCGAAGTTATCTCAAACCGGTTTCCAGGATACAATTGTGGCTTATTACATGGGAGAATGAAAAGtgatgaaaaagaagaaacatTAGGGAAGTTCAGAACTGGAGAATTGAATATACTACTTGCCACTCAAGTAATTGAAATTGGTGTTGATGTTCCAGATGCATCAATGATGGTTGTAATGAATTCTGAGAGGTTTGGAATGGCCCAATTACACCAACTCAGGGGCCGAGTTGGACGAGGAACAAGGCTATCAAAATGTATATTGATAGCATCAACTGTCACTGCCCTTAATCGTCTGAAAATATTGGAGCAATCATCAGATGGCTTTCATCTCGCTAATATGGACCTATTATTACGTGGACCTGGTGACTTGCTTGGCAAGAAACAATCTGGACATCTTCCCGAGTTTCCCATTACCAGATTGGAAGTGGATGGGAATATTTTACAAGACGCACACGTTGCTGCACTG AAAATATTAAGTGCTTCCCATGATCTGGAGCAATTTCCTGCACTTAAACTGGAGCTTGGCATGAGACAGCCGCTTTGCCTACTAGGTGATTGA
- the LOC123902629 gene encoding nudix hydrolase 25, producing the protein MEDLPQGYRPNVGVCLINSDDQIFVASRLNVPGAWQMPQGGIEEGEEPKSAAIRELREETGIVSAEIIAEVDKWLTYDFPPAVKAKVNRLWGGEWHGQAQKWFLMRLTKDEGEINLATGEADPEFAEWKWANPEEVIEQAVDYKRPTYAEVVTTFMPYFQGNAISAKCKSTKW; encoded by the exons ATGGAAGATCTTCCACAAGGTTACCGTCCCAACGTTGGTGTCTGTCTCATCAACTCTGATGATCAG ATATTTGTGGCTTCTAGATTGAATGTTCCAGGAGCATGGCAAATGCCTCAG GGAGGTATTGAAGAAGGTGAAGAACCGAAATCTGCTGCTATTAGAGAACTTCGAGAAGAAACTGGAATTGTATCAGCCGAGATAATTGCTGAG GTTGATAAATGGTTGACATATGACTTCCCTCCTGCTGTGAAGGCTAAAGTCAATCGTCTCTGGGGAGGTGAATGGCACGGACAAGCGCAGAAATG GTTTCTCATGAGATTAACAAAAGATGAGGGTGAAATCAACTTAGCTACCGGTGAAGCAGACCCCGAATTTGCAGAGTGGAAATGGGCAAACCCTGAAGAAGTTATTGAGCAG GCGGTGGACTACAAGAGACCAACCTATGCAGAAGTTGTAACAACCTTCATGCCTTACTTTCAAGGAAATGCAATATCTGCAAAATGTAAATCAACAAAGTGGTGA